The Chaetodon trifascialis isolate fChaTrf1 chromosome 17, fChaTrf1.hap1, whole genome shotgun sequence genome has a segment encoding these proteins:
- the sgce gene encoding epsilon-sarcoglycan isoform X5 — translation MLCTMSAAAVAVWFGTVVTILSRSHADRNVYPSAGVLFVHVLEREYFKGEFPPYPKSGDASNDPITFNTNLMGYPDRPGWLRYIQRTPHSDGVLYGSPTADHVGKATVIEITAYNRRTFETARHNLVINIMATEEFPLPYQAEFYIKNMNVEEMLASEVLGDFLGAVKNVWQPERLNAINITSALDRGGRVPLPINNLKEGVYVMVGADVPFSSCLREVESPHNQLRCSQEMEPVISCDKKFRAQFHIDWCKISLVDINKVVPVYITRPDPGTGILPEYGEYNPPSESLKAREYFSDFLITLAVPSAVALVLFFILGYTMCCRREGVEKRNMQTPDIQLVHHSSIQKSSKELRSMSKNREISWPLSTLPVFNPVSGEVVPPIHPDNYETTSMPLMQTQTNLQNQITIPQQRPSGDNYVMSTFRRLEVNGIPEERKVAEALNL, via the exons ATGCTGTGCACCATGTCCGCTGCGGCTGTCGCGGTATGGTTTGGTACGG TGGTCACCATCTTGTCGAGATCGCACGCAGACCGTAACGTCTACCCATCTGCGGGAGTGCTTTTCGTCCACGTTCTGGAGAGAGAGTACTTCAAAGGAGAGTTTCCTCCATACCCCAAATCAG GTGATGCCAGCAATGACCCGATCACTTTCAATACCAACCTGATGGGCTACCCCGACAGGCCTGGCTGGCTGCGCTACATCCAGAGGACTCCGCACAGCGATGGGGTGCTCTACGGGTCCCCCACCGCAGATCACGTCGGCAAGGCCACCGTCATAGAG ATTACTGCCTATAACAGACGCACTTTTGAGACGGCGCGGCACAACTTGGTCATAAACATCATGGCCACAGAAG AGTTCCCTCTGCCCTACCAGGCCGAGTTTTACATCAAAAACATGAACGTGGAGGAGATGCTGGCCAGCGAGGTGCTGGGGGACTTCCTTGGAGCGGTGAAGAACGTATGGCAGCCTGAGCGCCTCAACGCCATCAACATCACCTCGGCGCTGGATCGCGGTGGCCGTGTGCCCCTGCCCATCAACAACCTCAAGGAAGG GGTGTACGTGATGGTTGGTGCTGATGTTCCCTTCTCGTCGTGCCTGCGGGAGGTGGAAAGCCCACATAACCAGCTGCGCTGCAGTCAGGAGATGGAACCCGTCATCAGCTGCGACAAGAAGTTCCGAGCTCAGTTTCACATCGACTGGTGTAAGATTTCTCTG GTCGACATTAATAAAGTGGTGCCGGTGTACATTACCCGTCCTGACCCAGGCACTGGGATCCTGCCTGAATATGGGGAATACAACCCCCCCTCCGAGTCTCTGAAGGCTAGGGAATACTTTTCAGACTTCCTCATCACACTGGCTGTTCCCTCCGCTGTGGCACTagtcctcttcttcatccttgGCTACACTATGTGTTGCAGACGGGAAGGGGT ggaaaaaagaaacatgcaaacaccaGA CATCCAGCTCGTTCACCACAGCTCCATTCAGAAGTCCAGCAAGGAGCTGCGGAGCATGTCTAAGAACCGGGAGATCTCGTGGCCCCTCTCCACCCTGCCCGTCTTCAACCCAGTCAGCGGCGAGGTGGTGCCGCCCATCCACCCCGACAACTACGAGACCACCAGCATGCCGCTCATGCAGACACAGAC GAATCTGCAAAACCAGATTACGATACCGCAGCAACGGCCCTCAG GAGATAATTATGTCATGTCAACATTTCGACGGCTGGAG GTAAATGGTATtcctgaggagaggaaggtggcCGAAGCACTGAATTTGTGA
- the sgce gene encoding epsilon-sarcoglycan isoform X7 codes for MLCTMSAAAVAVWFGTVVTILSRSHADRNVYPSAGVLFVHVLEREYFKGEFPPYPKSALPSGDASNDPITFNTNLMGYPDRPGWLRYIQRTPHSDGVLYGSPTADHVGKATVIEITAYNRRTFETARHNLVINIMATEEFPLPYQAEFYIKNMNVEEMLASEVLGDFLGAVKNVWQPERLNAINITSALDRGGRVPLPINNLKEGVYVMVGADVPFSSCLREVESPHNQLRCSQEMEPVISCDKKFRAQFHIDWCKISLVDINKVVPVYITRPDPGTGILPEYGEYNPPSESLKAREYFSDFLITLAVPSAVALVLFFILGYTMCCRREGVIQLVHHSSIQKSSKELRSMSKNREISWPLSTLPVFNPVSGEVVPPIHPDNYETTSMPLMQTQTNLQNQITIPQQRPSGDNYVMSTFRRLEVNGIPEERKVAEALNL; via the exons ATGCTGTGCACCATGTCCGCTGCGGCTGTCGCGGTATGGTTTGGTACGG TGGTCACCATCTTGTCGAGATCGCACGCAGACCGTAACGTCTACCCATCTGCGGGAGTGCTTTTCGTCCACGTTCTGGAGAGAGAGTACTTCAAAGGAGAGTTTCCTCCATACCCCAAATCAG CTCTACCCTCAGGTGATGCCAGCAATGACCCGATCACTTTCAATACCAACCTGATGGGCTACCCCGACAGGCCTGGCTGGCTGCGCTACATCCAGAGGACTCCGCACAGCGATGGGGTGCTCTACGGGTCCCCCACCGCAGATCACGTCGGCAAGGCCACCGTCATAGAG ATTACTGCCTATAACAGACGCACTTTTGAGACGGCGCGGCACAACTTGGTCATAAACATCATGGCCACAGAAG AGTTCCCTCTGCCCTACCAGGCCGAGTTTTACATCAAAAACATGAACGTGGAGGAGATGCTGGCCAGCGAGGTGCTGGGGGACTTCCTTGGAGCGGTGAAGAACGTATGGCAGCCTGAGCGCCTCAACGCCATCAACATCACCTCGGCGCTGGATCGCGGTGGCCGTGTGCCCCTGCCCATCAACAACCTCAAGGAAGG GGTGTACGTGATGGTTGGTGCTGATGTTCCCTTCTCGTCGTGCCTGCGGGAGGTGGAAAGCCCACATAACCAGCTGCGCTGCAGTCAGGAGATGGAACCCGTCATCAGCTGCGACAAGAAGTTCCGAGCTCAGTTTCACATCGACTGGTGTAAGATTTCTCTG GTCGACATTAATAAAGTGGTGCCGGTGTACATTACCCGTCCTGACCCAGGCACTGGGATCCTGCCTGAATATGGGGAATACAACCCCCCCTCCGAGTCTCTGAAGGCTAGGGAATACTTTTCAGACTTCCTCATCACACTGGCTGTTCCCTCCGCTGTGGCACTagtcctcttcttcatccttgGCTACACTATGTGTTGCAGACGGGAAGGGGT CATCCAGCTCGTTCACCACAGCTCCATTCAGAAGTCCAGCAAGGAGCTGCGGAGCATGTCTAAGAACCGGGAGATCTCGTGGCCCCTCTCCACCCTGCCCGTCTTCAACCCAGTCAGCGGCGAGGTGGTGCCGCCCATCCACCCCGACAACTACGAGACCACCAGCATGCCGCTCATGCAGACACAGAC GAATCTGCAAAACCAGATTACGATACCGCAGCAACGGCCCTCAG GAGATAATTATGTCATGTCAACATTTCGACGGCTGGAG GTAAATGGTATtcctgaggagaggaaggtggcCGAAGCACTGAATTTGTGA
- the sgce gene encoding epsilon-sarcoglycan isoform X6 → MGYPDRPGWLRYIQRTPHSDGVLYGSPTADHVGKATVIEITAYNRRTFETARHNLVINIMATEEFPLPYQAEFYIKNMNVEEMLASEVLGDFLGAVKNVWQPERLNAINITSALDRGGRVPLPINNLKEGVYVMVGADVPFSSCLREVESPHNQLRCSQEMEPVISCDKKFRAQFHIDWCKISLVDINKVVPVYITRPDPGTGILPEYGEYNPPSESLKAREYFSDFLITLAVPSAVALVLFFILGYTMCCRREGVIQLVHHSSIQKSSKELRSMSKNREISWPLSTLPVFNPVSGEVVPPIHPDNYETTSMPLMQTQTNLQNQITIPQQRPSGKWYS, encoded by the exons ATGGGCTACCCCGACAGGCCTGGCTGGCTGCGCTACATCCAGAGGACTCCGCACAGCGATGGGGTGCTCTACGGGTCCCCCACCGCAGATCACGTCGGCAAGGCCACCGTCATAGAG ATTACTGCCTATAACAGACGCACTTTTGAGACGGCGCGGCACAACTTGGTCATAAACATCATGGCCACAGAAG AGTTCCCTCTGCCCTACCAGGCCGAGTTTTACATCAAAAACATGAACGTGGAGGAGATGCTGGCCAGCGAGGTGCTGGGGGACTTCCTTGGAGCGGTGAAGAACGTATGGCAGCCTGAGCGCCTCAACGCCATCAACATCACCTCGGCGCTGGATCGCGGTGGCCGTGTGCCCCTGCCCATCAACAACCTCAAGGAAGG GGTGTACGTGATGGTTGGTGCTGATGTTCCCTTCTCGTCGTGCCTGCGGGAGGTGGAAAGCCCACATAACCAGCTGCGCTGCAGTCAGGAGATGGAACCCGTCATCAGCTGCGACAAGAAGTTCCGAGCTCAGTTTCACATCGACTGGTGTAAGATTTCTCTG GTCGACATTAATAAAGTGGTGCCGGTGTACATTACCCGTCCTGACCCAGGCACTGGGATCCTGCCTGAATATGGGGAATACAACCCCCCCTCCGAGTCTCTGAAGGCTAGGGAATACTTTTCAGACTTCCTCATCACACTGGCTGTTCCCTCCGCTGTGGCACTagtcctcttcttcatccttgGCTACACTATGTGTTGCAGACGGGAAGGGGT CATCCAGCTCGTTCACCACAGCTCCATTCAGAAGTCCAGCAAGGAGCTGCGGAGCATGTCTAAGAACCGGGAGATCTCGTGGCCCCTCTCCACCCTGCCCGTCTTCAACCCAGTCAGCGGCGAGGTGGTGCCGCCCATCCACCCCGACAACTACGAGACCACCAGCATGCCGCTCATGCAGACACAGAC GAATCTGCAAAACCAGATTACGATACCGCAGCAACGGCCCTCAG GTAAATGGTATtcctga
- the sgce gene encoding epsilon-sarcoglycan isoform X1 gives MGYPDRPGWLRYIQRTPHSDGVLYGSPTADHVGKATVIEITAYNRRTFETARHNLVINIMATEEFPLPYQAEFYIKNMNVEEMLASEVLGDFLGAVKNVWQPERLNAINITSALDRGGRVPLPINNLKEGVYVMVGADVPFSSCLREVESPHNQLRCSQEMEPVISCDKKFRAQFHIDWCKISLVDINKVVPVYITRPDPGTGILPEYGEYNPPSESLKAREYFSDFLITLAVPSAVALVLFFILGYTMCCRREGVEKRNMQTPDIQLVHHSSIQKSSKELRSMSKNREISWPLSTLPVFNPVSGEVVPPIHPDNYETTSMPLMQTQTNLQNQITIPQQRPSGDNYVMSTFRRLEVNGIPEERKVAEALNL, from the exons ATGGGCTACCCCGACAGGCCTGGCTGGCTGCGCTACATCCAGAGGACTCCGCACAGCGATGGGGTGCTCTACGGGTCCCCCACCGCAGATCACGTCGGCAAGGCCACCGTCATAGAG ATTACTGCCTATAACAGACGCACTTTTGAGACGGCGCGGCACAACTTGGTCATAAACATCATGGCCACAGAAG AGTTCCCTCTGCCCTACCAGGCCGAGTTTTACATCAAAAACATGAACGTGGAGGAGATGCTGGCCAGCGAGGTGCTGGGGGACTTCCTTGGAGCGGTGAAGAACGTATGGCAGCCTGAGCGCCTCAACGCCATCAACATCACCTCGGCGCTGGATCGCGGTGGCCGTGTGCCCCTGCCCATCAACAACCTCAAGGAAGG GGTGTACGTGATGGTTGGTGCTGATGTTCCCTTCTCGTCGTGCCTGCGGGAGGTGGAAAGCCCACATAACCAGCTGCGCTGCAGTCAGGAGATGGAACCCGTCATCAGCTGCGACAAGAAGTTCCGAGCTCAGTTTCACATCGACTGGTGTAAGATTTCTCTG GTCGACATTAATAAAGTGGTGCCGGTGTACATTACCCGTCCTGACCCAGGCACTGGGATCCTGCCTGAATATGGGGAATACAACCCCCCCTCCGAGTCTCTGAAGGCTAGGGAATACTTTTCAGACTTCCTCATCACACTGGCTGTTCCCTCCGCTGTGGCACTagtcctcttcttcatccttgGCTACACTATGTGTTGCAGACGGGAAGGGGT ggaaaaaagaaacatgcaaacaccaGA CATCCAGCTCGTTCACCACAGCTCCATTCAGAAGTCCAGCAAGGAGCTGCGGAGCATGTCTAAGAACCGGGAGATCTCGTGGCCCCTCTCCACCCTGCCCGTCTTCAACCCAGTCAGCGGCGAGGTGGTGCCGCCCATCCACCCCGACAACTACGAGACCACCAGCATGCCGCTCATGCAGACACAGAC GAATCTGCAAAACCAGATTACGATACCGCAGCAACGGCCCTCAG GAGATAATTATGTCATGTCAACATTTCGACGGCTGGAG GTAAATGGTATtcctgaggagaggaaggtggcCGAAGCACTGAATTTGTGA
- the sgce gene encoding epsilon-sarcoglycan isoform X2 has translation MGYPDRPGWLRYIQRTPHSDGVLYGSPTADHVGKATVIEITAYNRRTFETARHNLVINIMATEEFPLPYQAEFYIKNMNVEEMLASEVLGDFLGAVKNVWQPERLNAINITSALDRGGRVPLPINNLKEGVYVMVGADVPFSSCLREVESPHNQLRCSQEMEPVISCDKKFRAQFHIDWCKISLVDINKVVPVYITRPDPGTGILPEYGEYNPPSESLKAREYFSDFLITLAVPSAVALVLFFILGYTMCCRREGVIQLVHHSSIQKSSKELRSMSKNREISWPLSTLPVFNPVSGEVVPPIHPDNYETTSMPLMQTQTNLQNQITIPQQRPSGDNYVMSTFRRLEVNGIPEERKVAEALNL, from the exons ATGGGCTACCCCGACAGGCCTGGCTGGCTGCGCTACATCCAGAGGACTCCGCACAGCGATGGGGTGCTCTACGGGTCCCCCACCGCAGATCACGTCGGCAAGGCCACCGTCATAGAG ATTACTGCCTATAACAGACGCACTTTTGAGACGGCGCGGCACAACTTGGTCATAAACATCATGGCCACAGAAG AGTTCCCTCTGCCCTACCAGGCCGAGTTTTACATCAAAAACATGAACGTGGAGGAGATGCTGGCCAGCGAGGTGCTGGGGGACTTCCTTGGAGCGGTGAAGAACGTATGGCAGCCTGAGCGCCTCAACGCCATCAACATCACCTCGGCGCTGGATCGCGGTGGCCGTGTGCCCCTGCCCATCAACAACCTCAAGGAAGG GGTGTACGTGATGGTTGGTGCTGATGTTCCCTTCTCGTCGTGCCTGCGGGAGGTGGAAAGCCCACATAACCAGCTGCGCTGCAGTCAGGAGATGGAACCCGTCATCAGCTGCGACAAGAAGTTCCGAGCTCAGTTTCACATCGACTGGTGTAAGATTTCTCTG GTCGACATTAATAAAGTGGTGCCGGTGTACATTACCCGTCCTGACCCAGGCACTGGGATCCTGCCTGAATATGGGGAATACAACCCCCCCTCCGAGTCTCTGAAGGCTAGGGAATACTTTTCAGACTTCCTCATCACACTGGCTGTTCCCTCCGCTGTGGCACTagtcctcttcttcatccttgGCTACACTATGTGTTGCAGACGGGAAGGGGT CATCCAGCTCGTTCACCACAGCTCCATTCAGAAGTCCAGCAAGGAGCTGCGGAGCATGTCTAAGAACCGGGAGATCTCGTGGCCCCTCTCCACCCTGCCCGTCTTCAACCCAGTCAGCGGCGAGGTGGTGCCGCCCATCCACCCCGACAACTACGAGACCACCAGCATGCCGCTCATGCAGACACAGAC GAATCTGCAAAACCAGATTACGATACCGCAGCAACGGCCCTCAG GAGATAATTATGTCATGTCAACATTTCGACGGCTGGAG GTAAATGGTATtcctgaggagaggaaggtggcCGAAGCACTGAATTTGTGA
- the sgce gene encoding epsilon-sarcoglycan isoform X4, producing the protein MLCTMSAAAVAVWFGTVVTILSRSHADRNVYPSAGVLFVHVLEREYFKGEFPPYPKSALPSGDASNDPITFNTNLMGYPDRPGWLRYIQRTPHSDGVLYGSPTADHVGKATVIEITAYNRRTFETARHNLVINIMATEEFPLPYQAEFYIKNMNVEEMLASEVLGDFLGAVKNVWQPERLNAINITSALDRGGRVPLPINNLKEGVYVMVGADVPFSSCLREVESPHNQLRCSQEMEPVISCDKKFRAQFHIDWCKISLVDINKVVPVYITRPDPGTGILPEYGEYNPPSESLKAREYFSDFLITLAVPSAVALVLFFILGYTMCCRREGVEKRNMQTPDIQLVHHSSIQKSSKELRSMSKNREISWPLSTLPVFNPVSGEVVPPIHPDNYETTSMPLMQTQTNLQNQITIPQQRPSGDNYVMSTFRRLEVNGIPEERKVAEALNL; encoded by the exons ATGCTGTGCACCATGTCCGCTGCGGCTGTCGCGGTATGGTTTGGTACGG TGGTCACCATCTTGTCGAGATCGCACGCAGACCGTAACGTCTACCCATCTGCGGGAGTGCTTTTCGTCCACGTTCTGGAGAGAGAGTACTTCAAAGGAGAGTTTCCTCCATACCCCAAATCAG CTCTACCCTCAGGTGATGCCAGCAATGACCCGATCACTTTCAATACCAACCTGATGGGCTACCCCGACAGGCCTGGCTGGCTGCGCTACATCCAGAGGACTCCGCACAGCGATGGGGTGCTCTACGGGTCCCCCACCGCAGATCACGTCGGCAAGGCCACCGTCATAGAG ATTACTGCCTATAACAGACGCACTTTTGAGACGGCGCGGCACAACTTGGTCATAAACATCATGGCCACAGAAG AGTTCCCTCTGCCCTACCAGGCCGAGTTTTACATCAAAAACATGAACGTGGAGGAGATGCTGGCCAGCGAGGTGCTGGGGGACTTCCTTGGAGCGGTGAAGAACGTATGGCAGCCTGAGCGCCTCAACGCCATCAACATCACCTCGGCGCTGGATCGCGGTGGCCGTGTGCCCCTGCCCATCAACAACCTCAAGGAAGG GGTGTACGTGATGGTTGGTGCTGATGTTCCCTTCTCGTCGTGCCTGCGGGAGGTGGAAAGCCCACATAACCAGCTGCGCTGCAGTCAGGAGATGGAACCCGTCATCAGCTGCGACAAGAAGTTCCGAGCTCAGTTTCACATCGACTGGTGTAAGATTTCTCTG GTCGACATTAATAAAGTGGTGCCGGTGTACATTACCCGTCCTGACCCAGGCACTGGGATCCTGCCTGAATATGGGGAATACAACCCCCCCTCCGAGTCTCTGAAGGCTAGGGAATACTTTTCAGACTTCCTCATCACACTGGCTGTTCCCTCCGCTGTGGCACTagtcctcttcttcatccttgGCTACACTATGTGTTGCAGACGGGAAGGGGT ggaaaaaagaaacatgcaaacaccaGA CATCCAGCTCGTTCACCACAGCTCCATTCAGAAGTCCAGCAAGGAGCTGCGGAGCATGTCTAAGAACCGGGAGATCTCGTGGCCCCTCTCCACCCTGCCCGTCTTCAACCCAGTCAGCGGCGAGGTGGTGCCGCCCATCCACCCCGACAACTACGAGACCACCAGCATGCCGCTCATGCAGACACAGAC GAATCTGCAAAACCAGATTACGATACCGCAGCAACGGCCCTCAG GAGATAATTATGTCATGTCAACATTTCGACGGCTGGAG GTAAATGGTATtcctgaggagaggaaggtggcCGAAGCACTGAATTTGTGA
- the sgce gene encoding epsilon-sarcoglycan isoform X12 translates to MLCTMSAAAVAVWFGTVVTILSRSHADRNVYPSAGVLFVHVLEREYFKGEFPPYPKSGDASNDPITFNTNLMGYPDRPGWLRYIQRTPHSDGVLYGSPTADHVGKATVIEITAYNRRTFETARHNLVINIMATEEFPLPYQAEFYIKNMNVEEMLASEVLGDFLGAVKNVWQPERLNAINITSALDRGGRVPLPINNLKEGVYVMVGADVPFSSCLREVESPHNQLRCSQEMEPVISCDKKFRAQFHIDWCKISLVDINKVVPVYITRPDPGTGILPEYGEYNPPSESLKAREYFSDFLITLAVPSAVALVLFFILGYTMCCRREGVIQLVHHSSIQKSSKELRSMSKNREISWPLSTLPVFNPVSGEVVPPIHPDNYETTSMPLMQTQTNLQNQITIPQQRPSGKWYS, encoded by the exons ATGCTGTGCACCATGTCCGCTGCGGCTGTCGCGGTATGGTTTGGTACGG TGGTCACCATCTTGTCGAGATCGCACGCAGACCGTAACGTCTACCCATCTGCGGGAGTGCTTTTCGTCCACGTTCTGGAGAGAGAGTACTTCAAAGGAGAGTTTCCTCCATACCCCAAATCAG GTGATGCCAGCAATGACCCGATCACTTTCAATACCAACCTGATGGGCTACCCCGACAGGCCTGGCTGGCTGCGCTACATCCAGAGGACTCCGCACAGCGATGGGGTGCTCTACGGGTCCCCCACCGCAGATCACGTCGGCAAGGCCACCGTCATAGAG ATTACTGCCTATAACAGACGCACTTTTGAGACGGCGCGGCACAACTTGGTCATAAACATCATGGCCACAGAAG AGTTCCCTCTGCCCTACCAGGCCGAGTTTTACATCAAAAACATGAACGTGGAGGAGATGCTGGCCAGCGAGGTGCTGGGGGACTTCCTTGGAGCGGTGAAGAACGTATGGCAGCCTGAGCGCCTCAACGCCATCAACATCACCTCGGCGCTGGATCGCGGTGGCCGTGTGCCCCTGCCCATCAACAACCTCAAGGAAGG GGTGTACGTGATGGTTGGTGCTGATGTTCCCTTCTCGTCGTGCCTGCGGGAGGTGGAAAGCCCACATAACCAGCTGCGCTGCAGTCAGGAGATGGAACCCGTCATCAGCTGCGACAAGAAGTTCCGAGCTCAGTTTCACATCGACTGGTGTAAGATTTCTCTG GTCGACATTAATAAAGTGGTGCCGGTGTACATTACCCGTCCTGACCCAGGCACTGGGATCCTGCCTGAATATGGGGAATACAACCCCCCCTCCGAGTCTCTGAAGGCTAGGGAATACTTTTCAGACTTCCTCATCACACTGGCTGTTCCCTCCGCTGTGGCACTagtcctcttcttcatccttgGCTACACTATGTGTTGCAGACGGGAAGGGGT CATCCAGCTCGTTCACCACAGCTCCATTCAGAAGTCCAGCAAGGAGCTGCGGAGCATGTCTAAGAACCGGGAGATCTCGTGGCCCCTCTCCACCCTGCCCGTCTTCAACCCAGTCAGCGGCGAGGTGGTGCCGCCCATCCACCCCGACAACTACGAGACCACCAGCATGCCGCTCATGCAGACACAGAC GAATCTGCAAAACCAGATTACGATACCGCAGCAACGGCCCTCAG GTAAATGGTATtcctga
- the sgce gene encoding epsilon-sarcoglycan isoform X8: MLCTMSAAAVAVWFGTVVTILSRSHADRNVYPSAGVLFVHVLEREYFKGEFPPYPKSGDASNDPITFNTNLMGYPDRPGWLRYIQRTPHSDGVLYGSPTADHVGKATVIEITAYNRRTFETARHNLVINIMATEEFPLPYQAEFYIKNMNVEEMLASEVLGDFLGAVKNVWQPERLNAINITSALDRGGRVPLPINNLKEGVYVMVGADVPFSSCLREVESPHNQLRCSQEMEPVISCDKKFRAQFHIDWCKISLVDINKVVPVYITRPDPGTGILPEYGEYNPPSESLKAREYFSDFLITLAVPSAVALVLFFILGYTMCCRREGVIQLVHHSSIQKSSKELRSMSKNREISWPLSTLPVFNPVSGEVVPPIHPDNYETTSMPLMQTQTNLQNQITIPQQRPSGDNYVMSTFRRLEVNGIPEERKVAEALNL; the protein is encoded by the exons ATGCTGTGCACCATGTCCGCTGCGGCTGTCGCGGTATGGTTTGGTACGG TGGTCACCATCTTGTCGAGATCGCACGCAGACCGTAACGTCTACCCATCTGCGGGAGTGCTTTTCGTCCACGTTCTGGAGAGAGAGTACTTCAAAGGAGAGTTTCCTCCATACCCCAAATCAG GTGATGCCAGCAATGACCCGATCACTTTCAATACCAACCTGATGGGCTACCCCGACAGGCCTGGCTGGCTGCGCTACATCCAGAGGACTCCGCACAGCGATGGGGTGCTCTACGGGTCCCCCACCGCAGATCACGTCGGCAAGGCCACCGTCATAGAG ATTACTGCCTATAACAGACGCACTTTTGAGACGGCGCGGCACAACTTGGTCATAAACATCATGGCCACAGAAG AGTTCCCTCTGCCCTACCAGGCCGAGTTTTACATCAAAAACATGAACGTGGAGGAGATGCTGGCCAGCGAGGTGCTGGGGGACTTCCTTGGAGCGGTGAAGAACGTATGGCAGCCTGAGCGCCTCAACGCCATCAACATCACCTCGGCGCTGGATCGCGGTGGCCGTGTGCCCCTGCCCATCAACAACCTCAAGGAAGG GGTGTACGTGATGGTTGGTGCTGATGTTCCCTTCTCGTCGTGCCTGCGGGAGGTGGAAAGCCCACATAACCAGCTGCGCTGCAGTCAGGAGATGGAACCCGTCATCAGCTGCGACAAGAAGTTCCGAGCTCAGTTTCACATCGACTGGTGTAAGATTTCTCTG GTCGACATTAATAAAGTGGTGCCGGTGTACATTACCCGTCCTGACCCAGGCACTGGGATCCTGCCTGAATATGGGGAATACAACCCCCCCTCCGAGTCTCTGAAGGCTAGGGAATACTTTTCAGACTTCCTCATCACACTGGCTGTTCCCTCCGCTGTGGCACTagtcctcttcttcatccttgGCTACACTATGTGTTGCAGACGGGAAGGGGT CATCCAGCTCGTTCACCACAGCTCCATTCAGAAGTCCAGCAAGGAGCTGCGGAGCATGTCTAAGAACCGGGAGATCTCGTGGCCCCTCTCCACCCTGCCCGTCTTCAACCCAGTCAGCGGCGAGGTGGTGCCGCCCATCCACCCCGACAACTACGAGACCACCAGCATGCCGCTCATGCAGACACAGAC GAATCTGCAAAACCAGATTACGATACCGCAGCAACGGCCCTCAG GAGATAATTATGTCATGTCAACATTTCGACGGCTGGAG GTAAATGGTATtcctgaggagaggaaggtggcCGAAGCACTGAATTTGTGA